Proteins encoded in a region of the Homo sapiens chromosome 15 genomic scaffold, GRCh38.p14 alternate locus group ALT_REF_LOCI_2 HSCHR15_4_CTG8 genome:
- the TRPM1 gene encoding transient receptor potential cation channel subfamily M member 1 isoform 4 (isoform 4 is encoded by transcript variant 4; The RefSeq protein has 2 substitutions compared to this genomic sequence): MKDSNRCCCGQFTNQHIPPLPSATPSKNEEESKQVETQPEKWSVAKHTQSYPTDSYGVLEFQGGGYSNKAMVRKAFRHGATRITAFIGGQSPSPKLQIPGLLHGCGSIFLDISLKNQEIYLCTWLLAMRLGNWTPL; encoded by the exons ACGAAAGACTCTAACAG GTGTTGCTGTGGCCAGTTCACCAACCAGCATATCCCCCCTCTGCCAAGTGCAACACCCagcaaaaatgaagaggaaaacaaacaGGTGGAGACTCAGCCTGAGAAATGGTCTGTTGCCAAGCACACCCAGAGCTACCCAACAGATTCCTATGGAGTTCTTGAATTCCAGGGTGGCGGATATTCCAATAAAGCCATGGTGAGAAAGGCATTCAGACATGGTGCCACTAGGATCACAGCTTTCATTGGCGGCCAGTCTCCCAGCCCCAAACTGCAGATACCTGGTCTTCTTCATGGCTGTGGCTCAATCTTCCTAGATATTTCATTGAAAAACCAAGAGATATATCTGTGCACATGGCTTTTAGCCATGAGGCTTGGAAACTGGACACCACTGTAA